From a single Natronocella acetinitrilica genomic region:
- a CDS encoding electron transfer flavoprotein subunit beta/FixA family protein yields the protein MKILVPVKRVIDYNVKVRVKADGSGVETANVKMSMNPFDEIAVEEAVRLKEAGAAEEVIIVSLGIQQCQETIRTALAMGGDRGILVHTDAELQPLAVAKLLKALVDRESPELVILGKQAIDDDANQTGQMLSALLGWPQGTFASRVEIADGEAKVTREIDGGLETVALSMPAVITADLRLNEPRYAKLPNIMKAKKKQLDALTPDELGVDIAPRLKTLKVSEPPKRQGGSKVASVDELLQKLRNEAKVI from the coding sequence ATGAAAATCCTGGTGCCCGTCAAACGGGTCATCGATTACAACGTCAAGGTGCGGGTCAAGGCCGATGGGTCGGGCGTTGAGACCGCCAACGTGAAAATGTCGATGAATCCCTTCGACGAAATCGCCGTGGAAGAGGCGGTGCGGCTGAAAGAGGCAGGCGCTGCCGAGGAAGTGATCATTGTCTCCCTCGGTATCCAGCAGTGCCAGGAGACCATCCGCACGGCGCTCGCCATGGGCGGTGATCGCGGCATCCTGGTGCACACCGATGCCGAACTCCAGCCCCTGGCTGTCGCAAAGCTTCTGAAGGCACTGGTTGATCGGGAGTCGCCAGAGCTGGTGATTCTGGGCAAGCAGGCCATTGATGATGACGCCAACCAGACCGGACAGATGCTCTCGGCACTGCTGGGCTGGCCCCAGGGCACGTTTGCATCCCGGGTCGAAATCGCCGATGGCGAGGCAAAGGTGACCCGTGAAATCGACGGCGGCCTGGAGACGGTCGCACTGTCGATGCCGGCGGTGATTACCGCCGATCTGCGGCTCAACGAGCCGCGTTACGCCAAGCTGCCCAACATCATGAAGGCGAAGAAAAAGCAGCTCGACGCCCTGACACCGGATGAGCTCGGCGTGGATATCGCTCCGCGCCTCAAGACCCTCAAGGTGAGCGAGCCACCGAAACGGCAGGGCGGCAGCAAGGTCGCCAGCGTCGATGAGCTGCTGCAGAAGCTGCGCAATGAAGCGAAGGTGATCTGA
- the ilvE gene encoding branched-chain-amino-acid transaminase, with protein MMTAEMTIWKNGVLVEPAQAVVSVLDHGLLYGDGVFEGVRYYRRTPFRLERHLRRLARSAAGIGLTIPYDLPALAAAVQQTVDAADPEDGYLRIVVTRGEGSLGVNPQGCERQTVFIIAAQLAVVPSDRVEQGVRAITASLRRLPPDCLDPRIKSLNYLTGVMARAEANRAGADEALLLNRNGHVVEASVANLFVVRGDTLCTPPVTDGALDGITRATVMEVAPACGLRVAERSLTLVDVYDADEALLTGTGAGLLPLREVDGRLIRTCPGPAFRSLQSAYRNLVAAESAAAAPLALA; from the coding sequence ATGATGACCGCGGAAATGACCATCTGGAAGAACGGCGTGCTGGTGGAGCCGGCGCAGGCGGTGGTGTCGGTGCTCGATCACGGTTTATTGTATGGCGATGGCGTGTTCGAAGGTGTGCGCTATTACAGACGAACGCCGTTCCGTCTGGAGCGTCACCTGCGGCGCCTCGCCCGATCTGCCGCAGGTATCGGGCTGACAATTCCCTATGATCTGCCGGCACTGGCTGCCGCCGTGCAACAAACTGTGGATGCCGCGGACCCGGAAGACGGCTATCTGCGAATCGTGGTGACCCGGGGCGAGGGTAGCCTGGGGGTGAATCCGCAGGGCTGTGAGCGACAGACCGTGTTCATCATTGCAGCCCAACTCGCCGTTGTACCGTCGGATCGTGTCGAGCAGGGGGTGCGGGCTATCACCGCCAGCCTTCGGCGCCTGCCGCCGGATTGTCTGGATCCGCGAATCAAGAGCCTGAATTACCTCACCGGTGTGATGGCCCGTGCCGAGGCCAACAGGGCGGGTGCCGATGAAGCACTGCTGCTCAACCGCAACGGCCATGTGGTGGAGGCGAGCGTCGCCAATCTCTTCGTGGTCCGGGGTGACACACTCTGTACGCCGCCGGTCACGGATGGAGCGCTGGACGGGATTACCCGGGCAACGGTCATGGAGGTGGCGCCTGCCTGTGGTTTGCGGGTAGCAGAGCGCAGCCTGACGCTGGTGGATGTGTACGACGCTGATGAGGCGCTTCTGACCGGGACCGGAGCCGGCCTGTTGCCCCTGCGGGAAGTCGATGGTCGGTTGATCCGCACCTGCCCCGGGCCCGCATTCCGCAGCCTGCAATCGGCCTACCGAAACCTGGTGGCAGCGGAGAGCGCAGCGGCAGCGCCGCTCGCCCTTGCCTAG
- a CDS encoding electron transfer flavoprotein subunit alpha/FixB family protein: MSVLVIAEHDNGQLAPSTLATVTAALAIDGTVDVLVAGHGCSAVAERAATVAGVARVRVADAPHLDHWLAENLAPVIVGLSDDYQHLLAPASTFGKNLMPRVAALLDVQQISDITVVESADTFVRPIYAGNALATVQSTDSIKVITVRPTAFDKAAAEGGSGAVEPVDPGADSGRSRFVDQQLTESSRPELTAAGVVVSGGRGLGSGENFRLLEELADTLGAAIGASRAAVDAGYVPNDYQVGQTGKVVAPDLYIAIGISGAIQHLAGMEGSKVIVAINKDEDAPIFEVADYGLVGDLFELVPELTQKLKG; this comes from the coding sequence ATGTCAGTACTGGTGATTGCGGAACACGATAACGGACAACTTGCCCCTTCCACGCTGGCGACGGTCACAGCCGCCCTCGCAATCGATGGCACGGTAGACGTCCTCGTCGCCGGTCATGGCTGCAGTGCAGTTGCAGAGCGGGCGGCGACGGTTGCGGGCGTGGCCCGGGTGCGTGTCGCCGACGCGCCGCACCTCGACCACTGGCTGGCTGAGAACCTGGCACCAGTGATCGTCGGCCTATCCGACGATTACCAGCACCTGCTGGCGCCGGCGAGCACCTTTGGCAAGAACCTCATGCCCAGGGTCGCCGCGCTGCTGGATGTGCAGCAGATCTCGGATATCACGGTGGTGGAGAGCGCCGACACCTTCGTTCGACCAATCTATGCCGGTAACGCCCTCGCCACGGTGCAGTCCACAGACTCCATCAAGGTGATCACGGTGCGCCCGACGGCTTTCGACAAGGCTGCGGCCGAGGGCGGCAGCGGTGCCGTCGAGCCCGTTGATCCGGGTGCGGATTCCGGACGCAGTCGCTTCGTGGATCAGCAACTTACCGAGTCAAGCCGGCCTGAACTCACCGCCGCAGGCGTGGTGGTTTCCGGTGGACGGGGGCTTGGCAGCGGCGAGAACTTTCGCCTGCTCGAGGAGCTTGCCGATACCCTTGGCGCGGCCATTGGCGCCTCTCGCGCGGCGGTTGATGCCGGTTACGTGCCCAACGATTACCAGGTGGGCCAGACGGGCAAGGTGGTGGCACCGGATCTCTACATCGCCATCGGCATTTCCGGCGCCATCCAGCACCTGGCAGGCATGGAGGGCTCCAAGGTCATTGTCGCCATCAACAAGGACGAAGACGCCCCCATCTTCGAGGTGGCGGATTACGGCCTGGTAGGGGACCTGTTCGAACTCGTTCCGGAGCTGACCCAGAAGCTGAAAGGTTAA
- a CDS encoding PLP-dependent aminotransferase family protein → MTPPDRHRTRYQHLTDTLSERMDDGVYQAGQRLPGVRRLAREFSVSVSTVLRAMEQLESFGRVEARPRSGYYVRASRKRSLPAPQADITPSPQAIDGQDRVLQLLRGGQSEGMLSLAAAMPDAQQLPLRLVNKALVSAARRRGPDDALYDFPPGHAPLRQAIARRMHLNGCPVDPADIVITGGCQQALGLALQSVCAPGDLVAVESPTYYGLLQVLEAHRLKALEIPSHPETGLSLEALRMALDNWPIRACVLVPSYSNPTGSCMPESHRQRLVSMAGSHNFTIVEDDVYGDLAHDGSRALPVRAFDQADRVVYCNSFSKTLAPDLRVGWVSSPRLSERLCQLQFAGQLAAPGLAQRALTELLQGGGIDRHLRRVRASYMTNISRAVHLVDQYFPAGTEVTNPAGGYVIWVRVPGLDSEAFQRHAANAGVLIAPGTLFSTGRRYADCCRINCSRPWGTDMDTAIRLLGHLAREPHHQKNEELS, encoded by the coding sequence ATGACGCCACCGGATCGACACCGCACACGCTACCAACACCTGACCGATACCCTCTCCGAGAGGATGGATGATGGGGTCTACCAGGCCGGGCAGCGACTCCCTGGCGTACGACGGCTTGCACGGGAGTTCTCTGTGAGCGTCTCCACAGTTCTGCGGGCAATGGAGCAGTTGGAGTCCTTTGGCCGCGTCGAGGCACGGCCGCGGTCCGGCTACTATGTTCGAGCGTCGCGAAAGAGATCGCTTCCCGCGCCGCAGGCAGACATCACCCCTTCTCCCCAGGCGATTGACGGGCAGGACAGAGTGCTGCAACTGCTCCGGGGTGGGCAGTCCGAGGGCATGCTGTCGCTGGCTGCCGCCATGCCGGATGCGCAACAGTTGCCGCTGCGGCTCGTCAACAAGGCACTGGTCAGCGCTGCACGACGCCGTGGTCCGGATGACGCCCTGTATGACTTTCCGCCGGGTCACGCACCCCTGCGCCAGGCAATCGCCCGCCGCATGCACCTCAACGGTTGCCCGGTAGACCCCGCCGACATTGTCATCACCGGTGGCTGCCAGCAGGCGCTTGGCCTTGCCCTGCAGTCAGTTTGCGCGCCGGGCGACCTGGTTGCTGTCGAGTCGCCCACCTACTACGGTCTGTTGCAGGTGCTGGAGGCCCATCGACTCAAGGCACTGGAGATACCCAGCCACCCGGAGACGGGGCTCAGCCTGGAAGCACTGCGAATGGCGCTGGACAACTGGCCTATTCGCGCCTGCGTGCTGGTACCCAGCTACAGTAACCCGACAGGGAGTTGCATGCCCGAATCTCACCGGCAACGCCTGGTTTCCATGGCGGGTAGCCACAACTTCACTATCGTCGAAGACGATGTCTACGGCGATCTGGCCCACGATGGCTCGCGAGCGTTGCCAGTCCGGGCATTCGATCAGGCGGACCGGGTCGTCTACTGCAATTCGTTCTCCAAGACCCTGGCTCCGGACTTGCGCGTGGGCTGGGTGTCGTCACCTCGCCTGAGCGAGCGCCTCTGCCAGTTGCAGTTCGCCGGCCAGCTTGCGGCGCCGGGTCTTGCTCAACGGGCACTCACGGAATTGCTACAGGGTGGTGGCATCGACAGACATCTGCGGCGTGTTCGGGCCAGCTACATGACCAACATCAGCCGCGCTGTCCATCTGGTGGATCAGTACTTCCCGGCAGGCACGGAGGTAACCAACCCTGCCGGCGGTTACGTCATCTGGGTGCGAGTGCCCGGCCTGGATAGCGAGGCTTTTCAACGACACGCCGCCAACGCCGGGGTGTTGATTGCACCCGGCACGCTGTTTTCCACCGGTCGACGCTACGCCGACTGTTGCCGTATCAATTGCTCCCGGCCCTGGGGCACGGATATGGATACCGCAATTCGCCTGCTGGGCCACCTGGCCCGGGAACCCCATCACCAGAAAAATGAGGAGCTGTCATGA
- a CDS encoding class I adenylate-forming enzyme family protein, with protein sequence METGFITRRSQWPCRRINGDRPAVSFEDGDTWTHDRLRGRVNAYANALLADGVQPGDRVGILLHNCLEYWATYLAVMRIGAIAVRLNFRLTADELHFAINDSGSTVLCFHSAFAETIGGIRDDLPVRRFIALESDSGEPRPDWAAAWTMLDAGSAEEPDCPRPTADAPAMLMYTSGTTGRPKGAVWRHANTLWFTAMQAMQWGLDEHTVGMTTGPMYHVGAVEDLTSAALAVGGHAVVLKSGGFSIRRVLEIVANRRVTDLFLFPFMIYELAQLDDHQGYDLSSVKRILSGGDPLLPWATRTLQERYPWIEIIQVYGLTEGTPIAACSTGEETLAHPESVGRPMPFTEISLRNDDGSEAGPGEEGEIWIRGPVVCEGYWQRPDANRESFTDGWCHTGDLGRLTDNGLLCIAGRKKDMIRTGGENVYPAELEDVLMRLAGVREAAVVAVPDARFIEAVTAVIVTRDGVSISPEEIISHCRQHLAGYKCPRHVAFTDALPRTPSGKLMKYRLRETYRHLGSEPGSGKTA encoded by the coding sequence ATGGAAACCGGTTTCATTACCCGACGCAGCCAATGGCCATGTCGTCGTATCAACGGCGACCGACCCGCGGTGTCCTTCGAGGATGGCGACACCTGGACCCACGACCGGCTGCGCGGCCGGGTCAATGCCTACGCAAACGCGCTGCTTGCCGATGGCGTACAACCCGGCGACCGGGTGGGCATTCTGCTGCACAACTGCCTGGAATACTGGGCCACCTACCTCGCCGTGATGCGCATCGGCGCCATTGCGGTGCGCCTGAACTTCCGCCTCACGGCGGACGAACTGCACTTCGCCATCAACGATTCCGGCAGTACTGTGCTCTGCTTTCATAGTGCCTTCGCGGAGACCATCGGCGGCATTCGCGACGACCTGCCGGTACGGCGGTTCATCGCGCTGGAAAGCGACAGCGGCGAACCCCGGCCCGACTGGGCCGCGGCCTGGACCATGCTGGATGCAGGTAGCGCCGAAGAGCCCGATTGCCCCAGGCCCACCGCCGACGCACCGGCCATGCTGATGTACACCTCCGGCACTACGGGCCGGCCCAAGGGGGCCGTCTGGCGCCATGCCAATACCCTCTGGTTCACCGCCATGCAGGCCATGCAATGGGGGCTCGACGAACACACGGTGGGCATGACGACCGGGCCCATGTACCACGTGGGCGCGGTGGAGGATCTGACCAGCGCCGCACTGGCCGTTGGTGGCCACGCCGTGGTGCTGAAGAGCGGCGGCTTTTCCATACGCCGGGTGCTGGAGATCGTCGCCAACCGGCGGGTGACTGACCTGTTCCTGTTTCCATTCATGATCTACGAACTGGCACAGCTGGATGATCATCAGGGCTACGACCTGTCCAGCGTGAAACGCATACTCTCCGGCGGCGACCCGCTGCTGCCCTGGGCTACTCGTACGCTGCAGGAGCGCTACCCCTGGATCGAGATCATCCAGGTCTATGGCCTGACCGAAGGCACCCCTATTGCGGCCTGCTCCACCGGCGAGGAGACCCTGGCACACCCGGAAAGCGTCGGCCGGCCCATGCCGTTCACCGAGATCTCGCTGCGTAACGACGACGGCAGCGAGGCCGGACCCGGCGAGGAAGGCGAGATCTGGATTCGCGGCCCGGTGGTCTGCGAGGGCTATTGGCAACGGCCGGACGCAAACCGCGAAAGCTTCACCGATGGCTGGTGCCATACAGGGGATCTCGGACGACTCACCGACAACGGCCTGCTGTGCATCGCCGGCCGGAAGAAGGACATGATCCGCACCGGCGGCGAGAACGTCTATCCGGCAGAGCTGGAAGACGTTCTCATGCGGCTCGCCGGGGTGCGCGAAGCGGCGGTGGTCGCCGTGCCCGATGCCCGCTTCATCGAGGCGGTCACGGCGGTGATCGTGACCAGGGACGGCGTGTCGATCTCGCCGGAGGAGATCATCAGCCACTGCCGGCAGCATCTGGCAGGCTACAAGTGCCCACGCCACGTCGCATTCACCGACGCCCTGCCCCGGACGCCCTCGGGCAAGCTGATGAAATACCGCCTTCGCGAGACGTATCGTCACCTGGGCAGCGAGCCCGGCTCCGGGAAAACGGCCTGA
- a CDS encoding acyl-CoA dehydrogenase gives MHDYNPPLRHMRFVLQELLDYEAIHVLPAWSEASPDLVDAVLEEAGRFAGGVLAPLNRVGDRQGCRLADGAVTTPEGFPDAYRQYVENGWNGLSCPPEFDGQGLPGCVATVTQEMWQAANMAFALCPMLTAGAIEAIHRHGTSEQQALYLPRLVSGEWTGTMNLTEPQAGSDLAAVRARAVPEGDHYRLFGQKIYITWGEHDCAENIIHLVLARTPDAPPGVKGISLFIVPKFVPTAGGDPGERNDVQCVSTEHKLGIHGSPTCTMAYGEKDGAVAYLVGEEGQGLVYMFTMMNEARHKVGVEGLSISDRALQQARAYARDRVQGRPAGSSSSEAQAIIHHPDVRRMLLTMQAGVEAMRCLCYYAAWCMDLGREAADGDQRATLGARADLLIPIVKGWCTELSVELTSLGVQVHGGMGYVEETGAAQHFRDARITPIYEGTTAIQGNDLIGRKTHRDGGEAIKALIHEFRGDAEALRDIPGLPHLCEALSTALNGLETAADWVVAHHGEQPAASAAAAVPYLMQAGYVIAGGLMARAARRAHTALESGTGEKAFYEARIVTARFYMEQLLPRAGGLLPAVLAGDAVAQTDASVLD, from the coding sequence ATGCATGATTACAACCCACCGCTTCGCCACATGCGCTTCGTGCTCCAGGAGCTACTGGACTACGAGGCGATTCATGTCCTGCCGGCATGGTCCGAGGCCAGCCCCGATCTGGTGGATGCGGTGCTGGAAGAGGCCGGGCGCTTTGCCGGTGGCGTGTTGGCGCCGCTGAATCGCGTTGGCGACCGGCAGGGTTGTCGCCTGGCCGATGGCGCGGTCACAACACCGGAGGGCTTCCCCGACGCCTATCGCCAATACGTCGAGAATGGCTGGAACGGCTTGTCCTGCCCCCCGGAATTCGACGGCCAGGGGCTTCCGGGCTGCGTGGCCACGGTGACCCAGGAGATGTGGCAGGCGGCCAACATGGCCTTTGCCCTCTGCCCCATGCTCACCGCCGGTGCCATCGAGGCCATCCACCGCCACGGCACCAGCGAGCAGCAGGCGCTGTATCTGCCCAGGCTGGTGAGTGGCGAGTGGACAGGGACCATGAACCTCACCGAACCCCAGGCGGGTTCAGATCTCGCTGCGGTGCGGGCGCGGGCGGTACCCGAGGGTGACCACTACCGGCTCTTCGGCCAGAAGATCTACATCACCTGGGGCGAGCACGACTGCGCCGAGAACATCATTCACCTGGTGCTGGCGCGTACGCCGGACGCACCGCCGGGGGTGAAGGGGATTTCCCTGTTCATCGTTCCCAAGTTCGTGCCCACTGCCGGTGGCGACCCTGGCGAGCGCAACGACGTACAGTGCGTTTCCACGGAACATAAACTCGGCATCCACGGCAGCCCCACCTGCACCATGGCCTACGGCGAAAAAGACGGTGCAGTGGCCTACCTGGTGGGCGAGGAGGGCCAGGGGCTGGTGTACATGTTCACCATGATGAACGAGGCCCGCCACAAGGTGGGGGTGGAAGGCCTGTCGATCTCCGACCGCGCCCTGCAGCAGGCCCGTGCCTATGCCCGGGACCGCGTGCAGGGGCGGCCGGCGGGTTCCAGCAGCAGTGAAGCGCAGGCGATCATCCACCACCCTGACGTACGCCGCATGCTGCTCACCATGCAGGCCGGTGTGGAGGCAATGCGCTGCCTCTGCTACTACGCCGCATGGTGCATGGACCTGGGCCGGGAAGCGGCAGACGGCGACCAACGCGCCACGCTCGGCGCCCGGGCCGATCTGCTGATTCCCATCGTCAAGGGCTGGTGTACGGAACTGTCCGTGGAACTCACCTCCCTGGGCGTGCAGGTGCACGGCGGCATGGGCTACGTGGAGGAAACCGGCGCGGCCCAGCATTTCCGCGACGCCCGGATCACGCCGATCTACGAAGGCACCACGGCAATCCAGGGCAATGATCTGATCGGCCGCAAGACCCATCGCGACGGGGGTGAGGCCATCAAGGCGCTTATCCATGAGTTCCGTGGAGACGCCGAGGCTCTGCGGGATATTCCGGGATTACCGCATTTGTGCGAAGCCCTCTCCACGGCGCTGAACGGGCTTGAGACGGCAGCGGACTGGGTCGTGGCGCACCATGGGGAACAACCCGCGGCTTCCGCCGCCGCAGCGGTGCCCTACCTGATGCAGGCGGGTTACGTGATTGCCGGTGGGCTGATGGCACGCGCTGCGCGGCGGGCCCATACAGCGCTGGAAAGCGGTACCGGGGAAAAGGCTTTCTACGAGGCCAGAATCGTCACGGCGCGGTTCTACATGGAGCAGCTGTTGCCGAGAGCGGGCGGTCTCTTGCCAGCGGTACTGGCCGGGGATGCGGTGGCGCAGACGGACGCCTCGGTGCTTGATTGA
- a CDS encoding crotonase/enoyl-CoA hydratase family protein, whose amino-acid sequence MSEPLLFENDGHLVTLTMNRPETRNAVSEADMIDAIEDAVHRINGDASVRAVILTGAGTAFSSGGNLKHMRDRTDMFAGKPAEVRNAYRRGIQRIPRAMLDLEPPAIAAVNGPAIGAGCDLAMMCDLRVAAESAIFAESFIKVGIIPGDGGAWFLPRVAGLARASEMALTGDPVDARTALEWGLVNRVVPGDALMAEARALAERIMVNPPEVTRMTKRLLREAQLTRLDSLLELSAAYQAIAHTTQDHQEAVRALLEKRQGEFTGD is encoded by the coding sequence ATGAGCGAGCCATTACTGTTCGAGAACGATGGTCACCTGGTCACACTGACCATGAACCGCCCCGAGACCCGAAACGCCGTATCCGAGGCGGACATGATCGACGCCATCGAGGATGCGGTTCACCGCATCAATGGGGACGCCAGCGTCCGCGCTGTCATCCTCACCGGCGCGGGCACGGCGTTTTCATCCGGCGGCAACCTCAAACACATGCGCGACCGCACCGACATGTTCGCCGGCAAGCCCGCCGAGGTGCGCAACGCATACCGGCGCGGTATCCAGCGCATTCCCCGGGCCATGCTCGACCTTGAGCCCCCCGCCATCGCGGCGGTCAACGGCCCCGCCATCGGCGCTGGCTGTGATCTGGCAATGATGTGTGATCTGCGGGTGGCCGCCGAGAGCGCCATCTTTGCCGAAAGCTTCATCAAGGTGGGCATCATCCCCGGCGACGGTGGCGCCTGGTTCCTGCCCCGGGTCGCAGGGCTTGCACGAGCCAGCGAGATGGCGCTGACCGGCGATCCAGTGGATGCCCGGACAGCGCTGGAATGGGGACTCGTGAATCGCGTCGTGCCCGGCGACGCCCTCATGGCGGAAGCGCGGGCTCTGGCGGAACGCATCATGGTCAACCCGCCGGAGGTCACCCGGATGACCAAGCGATTGTTGCGGGAAGCCCAGCTCACACGTCTCGACAGCCTGCTGGAGCTGTCAGCCGCCTACCAGGCCATCGCCCACACTACACAGGACCATCAGGAAGCGGTTCGTGCCCTGCTGGAGAAGCGGCAAGGCGAGTTCACCGGCGATTAG
- the mmsB gene encoding 3-hydroxyisobutyrate dehydrogenase, giving the protein MKRIGFIGLGNMGAPMARNLIRAGHAVTVFDLQRTPVQTLVAEGATAADSALAAARDQEIVISMLPAGKHVHGLYLREAGILQVVADNTLLVDCSTISADEARTVASAAEQQGLTFIDAPVSGGVAGAAAGTLTFICGGPADAVETVRPVLETMGKAVFHAGGSGAGQIAKMCNNMLLGVLMIGTAEALNLADANGLDPALVSEIMKASSGNNWALQVYNPWPGVMETSPASRGYEGGFLTDLIVKDLGLAMDAGLKANVSLPMGSLASALYRAHSASGNGGLDFSSVLRLLRGIDPTN; this is encoded by the coding sequence ATGAAGCGCATCGGATTCATCGGTCTCGGCAACATGGGCGCGCCCATGGCCCGCAACCTGATCAGGGCCGGGCATGCGGTTACCGTCTTCGACCTGCAAAGAACCCCCGTGCAGACCCTGGTCGCCGAGGGCGCCACTGCAGCGGACTCGGCCCTGGCGGCGGCCCGCGACCAGGAGATCGTGATTTCCATGTTGCCTGCCGGCAAGCACGTCCACGGGCTATACCTGAGAGAAGCCGGCATTCTGCAGGTGGTCGCCGACAACACCCTGCTGGTGGACTGCTCCACCATCTCGGCGGACGAAGCCCGTACAGTCGCTTCGGCGGCGGAGCAGCAGGGCCTGACATTCATTGACGCCCCTGTCTCCGGCGGTGTCGCCGGCGCTGCGGCGGGCACGCTTACGTTCATCTGTGGTGGGCCAGCCGACGCCGTGGAGACCGTCCGTCCAGTCCTGGAGACCATGGGCAAGGCGGTCTTTCATGCCGGCGGCAGCGGTGCCGGACAGATCGCCAAGATGTGCAACAACATGCTGCTTGGCGTACTCATGATTGGCACCGCCGAAGCGTTGAACCTGGCGGATGCCAACGGCCTCGACCCGGCACTGGTCTCGGAGATCATGAAGGCGAGCTCCGGAAATAACTGGGCGCTTCAGGTCTATAACCCGTGGCCTGGCGTCATGGAGACCAGTCCGGCCAGTCGTGGTTATGAAGGCGGCTTCCTCACCGATCTCATCGTCAAGGATCTTGGTCTTGCCATGGATGCGGGGTTGAAGGCGAACGTGTCATTGCCCATGGGCTCTCTCGCCAGCGCGCTGTACCGCGCTCACTCGGCCAGCGGTAACGGTGGGCTTGATTTCTCCAGCGTGCTTCGGCTCTTGCGGGGCATCGATCCGACGAATTGA